From Trichoplusia ni isolate ovarian cell line Hi5 chromosome 22, tn1, whole genome shotgun sequence, a single genomic window includes:
- the LOC113504598 gene encoding uncharacterized protein LOC113504598 isoform X1 has product MEETVRSLLQYKSRVETLKQEKASLSSALEASAAHYQSQLSTLGSENERLHSQLSALSAGLGAGEHERRLDDVAQQVVRALLSQKSVREELGCARARIRELEAQNRALSALLVRQLRPQPRPSPATPHTPITPHTPRDLQVHLVDVGSCGSLVSFRDSPPPSAPAPQPHPLSHDDKRRHQILADIWTELKGLEVTPANLARALSAVDPTLWAPPTRPHTLSLSMPQPNTDPVRGASGDKATEEESGEVGEAGAESPESGAKDEGYSTMSSDVQADASRQSDHAADRALPDLNEASDETDNQTIVSINPRESRRHARLLAEADYIYFPIGVAFAGVRGSYPPSRPVLPFQHVVRSFSDSHLCLKLIAGTTCPTSCLDSPSPSSGVLVLDLKPSPERPLRRAAIASTTSSERVSWGSTVDERADGSQFDADYVQHWLELDDARSALQQRHRDLADLEYDRAELEDWSLSLSCEDLRDRQSPFAEITTPGQISLSTLPSIREDDALEMEEDVGDCLWNDCGFATIEIDECRIADDPDTSEKRWDCNGTHSPGGSWSSASDAPDKRSSTALSEDGDCANVGLDFTRDFYRLVKYESTKSLASNSSRGIPAPDTSSHLRIHDVQAMALQDREVALQNVLHFIAEQQKYCRDREESDSMSSRPLSEIRELPPPYAAADFDDDSVGPRSEVSEDRQRPDSFGSFSENDSCDVLHGDRPRVAFCDTVSEPRSTPRFIEREDPYAESEDYYDEFSRVENAENEIDARHLIKVQRKNEINKSIDTIESVDVEEHSLPPFSQVKDDKPSDIESSRSVDYNSALKENTVNIMLNKQSPMEREVEQCLTKSSSFPYTSNEEISLVEEVLNACRRSTGALVPVPEEEEGSSPETSSPQMTESNTTSTSTAETVIVSNRNDAKEGRLRERSRIPTLMGGKRPPSSPNRNRSKIPVVDRSRPSTAQGSIAEPIIVKQEHTLSFHEAATSKDVIEELNRMIRQSESTPGTSEVKAEEGDKAHAQKDSALWAPTGWVHVEKDIDFSDPKARANLLDVMLASSDSSPSSCGSSPAEPPPPYSRLHRLHRSRRQKTAAALRVRGGGGLLRLRRPSILGREGFFVRYGEPERAAVATFDFLDDLSGGSSPEAPKDCT; this is encoded by the exons GCATCGGCAGCGCACTACCAGAGCCAGCTGAGCACGCTAGGCAGTGAGAACGAGCGGCTGCACAGCCAGCTGTCGGCGCTGTCCGCGGGGCTGGGCGCCGGCGAACACGAGCGCAGGCTCGACGATGTTGCACAGCAGGTCGTGCGCGCGCTGCTCTCGCAAAAG AGCGTCCGCGAAGAGCTGGGGTGCGCGCGTGCACGTATCCGCGAGCTGGAGGCACAGAACCGCGCCCTGAGCGCGCTGCTCGTGCGGCAGCTGCGCCCGCAGCCGCGACCCTCGCCCGCCACGCCGCACACGCCAATCACACCGCACACGCCAAGGGATCTACAAG TGCACTTGGTAGACGTGGGTTCGTGCGGATCGCTCGTCTCGTTTCGGGACTCCCCGCCCCCCTCGGCGCCCGCGCCGCAACCTCACCCCCTCAGTCACGACGACAAGCGTAGACATCAGATACTCGCTGACATTTGGACTGAATTAAAG GGTCTGGAGGTTACGCCAGCGAACCTGGCTCGGGCACTGTCGGCCGTGGACCCGACGCTGTGGGCGCCCCCTACCCGCCCGCACACGCTCAGCCTCAGCATGCCGCAGCCTAATACCGACCCAGTTAGAG GGGCCAGTGGAGATAAAGCAACTGAAGAAGAAAGCGGTGAAGTAGGAGAGGCGGGAGCCGAGTCCCCCGAGAGCGGCGCCAAGGACGAGGGCTACTCCACCATGTCCAGTGACGTGCAAGCCGACGCCTCACGACAGAGCGACCACGCTGCCGACAGAGCCTTGCCCGACCTTAACGAAGCGTCCGACGAAACAGACAACCAAACTATTGTCTCCATCAACCCCAGGGAATCTCGAAGACACGCTAGACTTTTAGCTGAAGCAGATTATATCTACTTCCCCATAGGAGTCGCCTTTGCCGGCGTTCGAGGCAGCTACCCGCCGTCACGACCGGTCCTGCCTTTTCAGCATGTAGTCAGAAGCTTTTCCGACTCACATCTCTGCCTGAAACTCATCGCTGGAACAACTTGCCCGACCAGCTGCCTAGACAGCCCATCGCCTAGCTCTGGTGTGTTAGTCCTAGATCTGAAACCATCTCCCGAACGACCGTTGAGACGAGCAGCTATTGCTTCGACGACAAGCTCTGAAAGGGTGTCGTGGGGGAGTACAGTAGATGAGCGCGCCGATGGTTCACAGTTTGATGCCGACTATGTTCAACACTGGTTGGAACTGGATGACGCAAGATCAGCTCTACAACAGCGACACCGAGACTTAGCTGATTTAGAATACGACAGAGCTGAACTTGAAGACTGGAGTTTATCATTATCATGTGAAGATCTCAGGGATAGGCAGTCACCCTTTGCAGAAATAACGACGCCAGGCCAAATATCTTTGTCAACATTACCGAGCATCAGAGAAGACGACGCGTTGGAAATGGAAGAAGACGTCGGCGACTGCCTGTGGAATGATTGTGGGTTTGCTACTATAGAAATAGATGAATGCAGAATAGCCGATGACCCTGATACGTCAGAGAAAAGATGGGACTGCAACGGAACACATTCTCCGGGCGGGTCTTGGTCTAGTGCTTCAGACGCACCTGATAAAAGGTCTAGCACAGCGTTGAGTGAAGACGGTGACTGTGCTAACGTCGGTCTAGACTTCACAAGAGATTTTTATCGTCTCGTGAAATATGAGAGCACAAAGAGCTTGGCGTCAAATTCTTCCAGAGGTATTCCGGCACCAGACACGAGCAGTCATTTGAGAATCCACGATGTACAAGCAATGGCTTTGCAAGATAGAGAGGTAGCATTGCAGAACGTTCTGCATTTTATTGCTGAACAGCAAAAATATTGTAGGGATAGGGAAGAGTCTGATTCCATGTCATCGAGGCCTTTGTCAGAGATCAGGGAACTTCCGCCACCGTATGCTGCGGCGGACTTTGATGATGACTCGGTGGGTCCCCGTAGCGAAGTTTCGGAAGACAGGCAGAGACCTGACTCCTTCGGCAGCTTCTCAGAGAACGACTCGTGTGACGTCCTGCACGGCGACCGGCCGAGAGTTGCCTTTTGTGATACTGTATCCGAGCCACGGTCCACGCCGAGATTCATCGAACGTGAGGATCCCTATGCGGAGTCCGAAGATTACTACGACGAATTTTCTAGAGTTGAAAATGCAGAGAACGAAATCGATGCACGTCATCTTATAAAAGtccaaagaaaaaatgaaattaacaaaaGCATAGATACGATTGAATCAGTTGACGTCGAAGAACATTCTCTGCCGCCGTTCTCTCAAGTGAAGGACGATAAGCCGAGTGATATTGAATCTAGTCGAAGTGTAGATTACAATTCAGCTCTAAAAGAAAATACGGTCAACATCATGTTAAACAAGCAATCGCCGATGGAGAGGGAAGTGGAGCAGTGCTTAACGAAATCGTCCAGTTTTCCGTACACTAGCAACGAAGAGATATCCTTAGTTGAAGAAGTTTTGAATGCCTGTAGGAGGAGCACAGGCGCCTTAGTTCCTGTCCCTGAAGAGGAAGAGGGGTCCTCCCCAGAGACGAGCTCTCCTCAAATGACTGAATCTAACACAACAAGCACGTCTACTGCTGAAACTGTGATAGTAAGTAATAGGAACGACGCCAAGGAGGGGCGGCTGCGAGAGAGGAGCCGGATCCCGACCTTGATGGGGGGGAAGAGGCCACCGTCATCCCCCAACAGAAATAGGTCGAAGATACCTGTTGTTGATAGAAGTCGGCCTAGCACTGCGCAGGGATCGATCGCTGAACCGATCATTGTGAAACAAGAACACACGCTGAGTTTCCATGAGGCCGCCACTTCGAAAGATGTTATTGAGGAGCTCAACAG aaTGATTCGCCAAAGTGAAAGCACGCCAGGCACTAGCGAGGTGAAGGCAGAGGAGGGGGACAAGGCGCATGCGCAGAAGGACAGCGCGCTGTGGGCGCCCACGGGCTGGGTGCATGTCGAGAAGGACATAGACTTCAGTGATCCTAAG GCCCGTGCCAACCTCCTGGACGTGATGCTGGCGTCCAGCGACTCGTCGCCGTCGTCGTGCGGCTCCTCCCCGgccgagccgccgccgccgtacTCCCGTCTGCATCGACTGCATCGCTCCCGGAGACAGAAGACAG CGGCGGCGCTGCGCGTGCGCGGGGGGGGCGGCCTGCTGCGGCTGCGGCGGCCCTCCATCCTCGGCCGCGAGGGCTTCTTCGTGCGCTACGGCGAGCCCGAGCGCGCCGCCGTCGCCACCTTCGACTTCCTCGACGACCTCTCCGGCGGATCCTCCCCGGAGGCCCCCAAAGACTGTACCTAA
- the LOC113504600 gene encoding ero1-like protein isoform X1, whose translation MATGATEMAYKNYCVVFIIFALVIVQAVGYDTELYETKPCDSNACFDELHGSLGDCSCNVDTIDYFNNVKIYPRLQSLVRKDYFRFYKVNLKKECPFWADDSKCAMRFCHIKTCSKESVPGYENGYENEHIDESPATKYSKEAQSNCNSDTDHDHDLGYLNMTISAASQHEIAKWKAYDDALENFCGYDDKDVDAEYVDLLLNPERYTGYKGPSANRIWRSIYQENCFRPKPNPYESFPFVLTSDLGNMCLEKRVFYRAVSGLHSSINIHLCSKYLLYEKGAGFTSDGEWGPNLEEFQRRFDPSQTFGEGPNWLKNLYFVYLLEMRALAKAGPYFETEEYYTGNPTEDEETREAIHNMLSVIYTFPDHFNESSMFNGGSQAAKLKVEFREHFRNISRIMDCVGCDKCKLWGKLQTQGLGTALKILFSSRWNSPESDPNQGKLPVRHRSHERLQRTEIVALFNAFSRLSESIRQLEQFRVMLSSQKEGAQKQSLFRTIQDMK comes from the exons ATGGCGACAGGCGCTACCGAAATGGCATACAAAAATTATTGTGTAGTGTTTATAATATTCGCTCTTGTGATAGTTCAAGCAGTCGGTTACGACACTGAACTGTATGAAACAAAGCCTTGCGACAGCAATGCATGCTTTGACGAACTCCACGGGTCATTGGGCGACTGTTCGTGCAATGTTGACACCATCGATTACTTTAATAATGTGAAGATTTACCCGCGACTTCAGAGTTTAGTTAGGAAGGATTACTTCCGCTTctataaagtaaatttaaaaaaggaatgtCCATTCTGGGCGGACGATAGCAAATGTGCAATGAGGTTCTGTCATATCAAAACCTGTTCCAAAGAAAGTGTCCCTGGATATGAAAATGGATACGAAAACGAGCATATAGACGAGTCTCCCGCGACGAAATATTCTAAAGAGGCGCAATCTAACTGCAACTCGGATACAGATCACGACCATGACCTGGGTTACTTAAATATGACTATAAGTGCTGCCAGTCAACATGAAATAGCCAAATGGAAGGCCTATGACGATGCTCTAGAGAACTTCTGTGGATATGACGACAAGGATGTGGATGCTGAGTATGTGGACTTGTTACTCAACCCTGAAAGATACACAGGTTATAAAGGACCTTCAGCTAACAGAATATGGAGGAGCATTTACCAGGAGAATTGCTTCAGGCCTAAACCCAATCCATATGAGTCCTTCCCATTTGTGCTGACTTCAGACCTAGGCAACATGTGTCTGGAGAAACGAGTGTTCTATAGAGCTGTGTCCGGCCTACACTCAAGTATTAACATACACTTATGTTCTAAATACTTGTTGTATGAAAAAGGTGCAGGTTTCACATCAGATGGAGAGTGGGGGCCTAATCTAGAAGAATTCCAACGTCGTTTTGATCCCTCTCAGACATTTGGTGAGGGTCCCAACTGGttgaaaaatctttactttGTTTACTTGTTGGAGATGAGGGCATTAGCTAAAGCGGGTCCTTACTTTGAGACTGAGGAATATTATACGGGTAATCCTACAGAGGATGAGGAGACAAGGGAAGCGATACATAACATGCTCAGTGTGATATACACCTTCCCGGATCATTTTAATGAATCATCAATGTTTAATGGAGGTAGTCAGGCGGCTAAACTTAAAGTAGAGTTCCGAGAGCACTTCCGTAACATTTCAAGGATAATGGATTGTGTTGGATGTGACAAATGCAAGTTGTGGGGCAAGTTGCAGACCCAGGGCCTGGGGACTGCATTGAAAATCTTGTTCTCAAGTAGATGGAACAGTCCGGAAAGTGATCCAAACCAAGGCAAGCTGCCAGTGCGACATAGATCACATGAGAGGTTACAGAGGACGGAGATCGTGGCTCTGTTCAATGCGTTTTCAAGACTATCAGAGAGTATACGACAGTTGGAACAGTTCAGGGTTATGTTAAG CTCGCAAAAGGAAGGAGCGCAGAAGCAAAGCTTATTCAGAACTATCCAAGATATGAAGTGA
- the LOC113504600 gene encoding ero1-like protein isoform X2: MATGATEMAYKNYCVVFIIFALVIVQAVGYDTELYETKPCDSNACFDELHGSLGDCSCNVDTIDYFNNVKIYPRLQSLVRKDYFRFYKVNLKKECPFWADDSKCAMRFCHIKTCSKESVPGYENGYENEHIDESPATKYSKEAQSNCNSDTDHDHDLGYLNMTISAASQHEIAKWKAYDDALENFCGYDDKDVDAEYVDLLLNPERYTGYKGPSANRIWRSIYQENCFRPKPNPYESFPFVLTSDLGNMCLEKRVFYRAVSGLHSSINIHLCSKYLLYEKGAGFTSDGEWGPNLEEFQRRFDPSQTFGEGPNWLKNLYFVYLLEMRALAKAGPYFETEEYYTGNPTEDEETREAIHNMLSVIYTFPDHFNESSMFNGGSQAAKLKVEFREHFRNISRIMDCVGCDKCKLWGKLQTQGLGTALKILFSSRWNSPESDPNQGKLPVRHRSHERLQRTEIVALFNAFSRLSESIRQLEQFRVMLRSHEAKPVYLKCAKGCS; this comes from the exons ATGGCGACAGGCGCTACCGAAATGGCATACAAAAATTATTGTGTAGTGTTTATAATATTCGCTCTTGTGATAGTTCAAGCAGTCGGTTACGACACTGAACTGTATGAAACAAAGCCTTGCGACAGCAATGCATGCTTTGACGAACTCCACGGGTCATTGGGCGACTGTTCGTGCAATGTTGACACCATCGATTACTTTAATAATGTGAAGATTTACCCGCGACTTCAGAGTTTAGTTAGGAAGGATTACTTCCGCTTctataaagtaaatttaaaaaaggaatgtCCATTCTGGGCGGACGATAGCAAATGTGCAATGAGGTTCTGTCATATCAAAACCTGTTCCAAAGAAAGTGTCCCTGGATATGAAAATGGATACGAAAACGAGCATATAGACGAGTCTCCCGCGACGAAATATTCTAAAGAGGCGCAATCTAACTGCAACTCGGATACAGATCACGACCATGACCTGGGTTACTTAAATATGACTATAAGTGCTGCCAGTCAACATGAAATAGCCAAATGGAAGGCCTATGACGATGCTCTAGAGAACTTCTGTGGATATGACGACAAGGATGTGGATGCTGAGTATGTGGACTTGTTACTCAACCCTGAAAGATACACAGGTTATAAAGGACCTTCAGCTAACAGAATATGGAGGAGCATTTACCAGGAGAATTGCTTCAGGCCTAAACCCAATCCATATGAGTCCTTCCCATTTGTGCTGACTTCAGACCTAGGCAACATGTGTCTGGAGAAACGAGTGTTCTATAGAGCTGTGTCCGGCCTACACTCAAGTATTAACATACACTTATGTTCTAAATACTTGTTGTATGAAAAAGGTGCAGGTTTCACATCAGATGGAGAGTGGGGGCCTAATCTAGAAGAATTCCAACGTCGTTTTGATCCCTCTCAGACATTTGGTGAGGGTCCCAACTGGttgaaaaatctttactttGTTTACTTGTTGGAGATGAGGGCATTAGCTAAAGCGGGTCCTTACTTTGAGACTGAGGAATATTATACGGGTAATCCTACAGAGGATGAGGAGACAAGGGAAGCGATACATAACATGCTCAGTGTGATATACACCTTCCCGGATCATTTTAATGAATCATCAATGTTTAATGGAGGTAGTCAGGCGGCTAAACTTAAAGTAGAGTTCCGAGAGCACTTCCGTAACATTTCAAGGATAATGGATTGTGTTGGATGTGACAAATGCAAGTTGTGGGGCAAGTTGCAGACCCAGGGCCTGGGGACTGCATTGAAAATCTTGTTCTCAAGTAGATGGAACAGTCCGGAAAGTGATCCAAACCAAGGCAAGCTGCCAGTGCGACATAGATCACATGAGAGGTTACAGAGGACGGAGATCGTGGCTCTGTTCAATGCGTTTTCAAGACTATCAGAGAGTATACGACAGTTGGAACAGTTCAGGGTTATGTTAAG GTCCCACGAAGCTAAACCAGTATATTTGAAGTGCGCGAAAGGATGTTCGTGA
- the LOC113504598 gene encoding uncharacterized protein LOC113504598 isoform X2 produces MEETVRSLLQYKSRVETLKQEKASLSSALEASAAHYQSQLSTLGSENERLHSQLSALSAGLGAGEHERRLDDVAQQVVRALLSQKSVREELGCARARIRELEAQNRALSALLVRQLRPQPRPSPATPHTPITPHTPRDLQVHLVDVGSCGSLVSFRDSPPPSAPAPQPHPLSHDDKRRHQILADIWTELKGLEVTPANLARALSAVDPTLWAPPTRPHTLSLSMPQPNTDPVRGASGDKATEEESGEVGEAGAESPESGAKDEGYSTMSSDVQADASRQSDHAADRALPDLNEASDETDNQTIVSINPRESRRHARLLAEADYIYFPIGVAFAGVRGSYPPSRPVLPFQHVVRSFSDSHLCLKLIAGTTCPTSCLDSPSPSSGVLVLDLKPSPERPLRRAAIASTTSSERVSWGSTVDERADGSQFDADYVQHWLELDDARSALQQRHRDLADLEYDRAELEDWSLSLSCEDLRDRQSPFAEITTPGQISLSTLPSIREDDALEMEEDVGDCLWNDCGFATIEIDECRIADDPDTSEKRWDCNGTHSPGGSWSSASDAPDKRSSTALSEDGDCANVGLDFTRDFYRLVKYESTKSLASNSSRGIPAPDTSSHLRIHDVQAMALQDREVALQNVLHFIAEQQKYCRDREESDSMSSRPLSEIRELPPPYAAADFDDDSVGPRSEVSEDRQRPDSFGSFSENDSCDVLHGDRPRVAFCDTVSEPRSTPRFIEREDPYAESEDYYDEFSRVENAENEIDARHLIKVQRKNEINKSIDTIESVDVEEHSLPPFSQVKDDKPSDIESSRSVDYNSALKENTVNIMLNKQSPMEREVEQCLTKSSSFPYTSNEEISLVEEVLNACRRSTGALVPVPEEEEGSSPETSSPQMTESNTTSTSTAETVIVSNRNDAKEGRLRERSRIPTLMGGKRPPSSPNRNRSKIPVVDRSRPSTAQGSIAEPIIVKQEHTLSFHEAATSKDVIEELNRMIRQSESTPGTSEVKAEEGDKAHAQKDSALWAPTGWVHVEKDIDFSDPKARANLLDVMLASSDSSPSSCGSSPAEPPPPYSRLHRLHRSRRQKTEGARV; encoded by the exons GCATCGGCAGCGCACTACCAGAGCCAGCTGAGCACGCTAGGCAGTGAGAACGAGCGGCTGCACAGCCAGCTGTCGGCGCTGTCCGCGGGGCTGGGCGCCGGCGAACACGAGCGCAGGCTCGACGATGTTGCACAGCAGGTCGTGCGCGCGCTGCTCTCGCAAAAG AGCGTCCGCGAAGAGCTGGGGTGCGCGCGTGCACGTATCCGCGAGCTGGAGGCACAGAACCGCGCCCTGAGCGCGCTGCTCGTGCGGCAGCTGCGCCCGCAGCCGCGACCCTCGCCCGCCACGCCGCACACGCCAATCACACCGCACACGCCAAGGGATCTACAAG TGCACTTGGTAGACGTGGGTTCGTGCGGATCGCTCGTCTCGTTTCGGGACTCCCCGCCCCCCTCGGCGCCCGCGCCGCAACCTCACCCCCTCAGTCACGACGACAAGCGTAGACATCAGATACTCGCTGACATTTGGACTGAATTAAAG GGTCTGGAGGTTACGCCAGCGAACCTGGCTCGGGCACTGTCGGCCGTGGACCCGACGCTGTGGGCGCCCCCTACCCGCCCGCACACGCTCAGCCTCAGCATGCCGCAGCCTAATACCGACCCAGTTAGAG GGGCCAGTGGAGATAAAGCAACTGAAGAAGAAAGCGGTGAAGTAGGAGAGGCGGGAGCCGAGTCCCCCGAGAGCGGCGCCAAGGACGAGGGCTACTCCACCATGTCCAGTGACGTGCAAGCCGACGCCTCACGACAGAGCGACCACGCTGCCGACAGAGCCTTGCCCGACCTTAACGAAGCGTCCGACGAAACAGACAACCAAACTATTGTCTCCATCAACCCCAGGGAATCTCGAAGACACGCTAGACTTTTAGCTGAAGCAGATTATATCTACTTCCCCATAGGAGTCGCCTTTGCCGGCGTTCGAGGCAGCTACCCGCCGTCACGACCGGTCCTGCCTTTTCAGCATGTAGTCAGAAGCTTTTCCGACTCACATCTCTGCCTGAAACTCATCGCTGGAACAACTTGCCCGACCAGCTGCCTAGACAGCCCATCGCCTAGCTCTGGTGTGTTAGTCCTAGATCTGAAACCATCTCCCGAACGACCGTTGAGACGAGCAGCTATTGCTTCGACGACAAGCTCTGAAAGGGTGTCGTGGGGGAGTACAGTAGATGAGCGCGCCGATGGTTCACAGTTTGATGCCGACTATGTTCAACACTGGTTGGAACTGGATGACGCAAGATCAGCTCTACAACAGCGACACCGAGACTTAGCTGATTTAGAATACGACAGAGCTGAACTTGAAGACTGGAGTTTATCATTATCATGTGAAGATCTCAGGGATAGGCAGTCACCCTTTGCAGAAATAACGACGCCAGGCCAAATATCTTTGTCAACATTACCGAGCATCAGAGAAGACGACGCGTTGGAAATGGAAGAAGACGTCGGCGACTGCCTGTGGAATGATTGTGGGTTTGCTACTATAGAAATAGATGAATGCAGAATAGCCGATGACCCTGATACGTCAGAGAAAAGATGGGACTGCAACGGAACACATTCTCCGGGCGGGTCTTGGTCTAGTGCTTCAGACGCACCTGATAAAAGGTCTAGCACAGCGTTGAGTGAAGACGGTGACTGTGCTAACGTCGGTCTAGACTTCACAAGAGATTTTTATCGTCTCGTGAAATATGAGAGCACAAAGAGCTTGGCGTCAAATTCTTCCAGAGGTATTCCGGCACCAGACACGAGCAGTCATTTGAGAATCCACGATGTACAAGCAATGGCTTTGCAAGATAGAGAGGTAGCATTGCAGAACGTTCTGCATTTTATTGCTGAACAGCAAAAATATTGTAGGGATAGGGAAGAGTCTGATTCCATGTCATCGAGGCCTTTGTCAGAGATCAGGGAACTTCCGCCACCGTATGCTGCGGCGGACTTTGATGATGACTCGGTGGGTCCCCGTAGCGAAGTTTCGGAAGACAGGCAGAGACCTGACTCCTTCGGCAGCTTCTCAGAGAACGACTCGTGTGACGTCCTGCACGGCGACCGGCCGAGAGTTGCCTTTTGTGATACTGTATCCGAGCCACGGTCCACGCCGAGATTCATCGAACGTGAGGATCCCTATGCGGAGTCCGAAGATTACTACGACGAATTTTCTAGAGTTGAAAATGCAGAGAACGAAATCGATGCACGTCATCTTATAAAAGtccaaagaaaaaatgaaattaacaaaaGCATAGATACGATTGAATCAGTTGACGTCGAAGAACATTCTCTGCCGCCGTTCTCTCAAGTGAAGGACGATAAGCCGAGTGATATTGAATCTAGTCGAAGTGTAGATTACAATTCAGCTCTAAAAGAAAATACGGTCAACATCATGTTAAACAAGCAATCGCCGATGGAGAGGGAAGTGGAGCAGTGCTTAACGAAATCGTCCAGTTTTCCGTACACTAGCAACGAAGAGATATCCTTAGTTGAAGAAGTTTTGAATGCCTGTAGGAGGAGCACAGGCGCCTTAGTTCCTGTCCCTGAAGAGGAAGAGGGGTCCTCCCCAGAGACGAGCTCTCCTCAAATGACTGAATCTAACACAACAAGCACGTCTACTGCTGAAACTGTGATAGTAAGTAATAGGAACGACGCCAAGGAGGGGCGGCTGCGAGAGAGGAGCCGGATCCCGACCTTGATGGGGGGGAAGAGGCCACCGTCATCCCCCAACAGAAATAGGTCGAAGATACCTGTTGTTGATAGAAGTCGGCCTAGCACTGCGCAGGGATCGATCGCTGAACCGATCATTGTGAAACAAGAACACACGCTGAGTTTCCATGAGGCCGCCACTTCGAAAGATGTTATTGAGGAGCTCAACAG aaTGATTCGCCAAAGTGAAAGCACGCCAGGCACTAGCGAGGTGAAGGCAGAGGAGGGGGACAAGGCGCATGCGCAGAAGGACAGCGCGCTGTGGGCGCCCACGGGCTGGGTGCATGTCGAGAAGGACATAGACTTCAGTGATCCTAAG GCCCGTGCCAACCTCCTGGACGTGATGCTGGCGTCCAGCGACTCGTCGCCGTCGTCGTGCGGCTCCTCCCCGgccgagccgccgccgccgtacTCCCGTCTGCATCGACTGCATCGCTCCCGGAGACAGAAGACAG AGGGCGCCCGCGTGTAG